aatgtaaaaaaaataggaaaaataaTAGAATTGTAGTGTATTGCCCCACCCAATGTTGAAATACACTGTTTTTTTCATCCAATTTTGAAAACTTGGATCCGCCACTGTTTGAAGTGGGAAAATAGTGGAGTATAAACATAGAAAATCGATTTTTCATATATAAACACAACTGACCTATCTCTCTTGCAAAAGATTTCTCCATAATGACCATTAGTAGATGTCCCTGCCGTGGCCAAATAAGGTTTAGCTGCTCTTGTAACAAAGGGATCCATATTAACAAAAAGAATGCAGAACAGTTGTCATTTATGAGTTCATTTTCTACTTCCTCTATTTggaaatataagatgttctaacttcCTCTATCCGTCCTCGGCAAGGACATCATCGTCGACCGCCTCGACAGTCGCACCCACGCCCGCGACAACACCAGGCTCTTCAGCTGCTGGGTGTGGTGCTGGAGCTTGGATCGTATCCCCAGCCAGCAAACCTTCACCGTCTTCCCCGAGGGCGCCAAACGCGTCGAGGAGATGGACGGCTACTCCCCGCCACGTCGCCAGATCGCCCCTCCTCCTGAAGGTACTCACTTCAATGCCCTGATCCACATTGATTTGGTCGAGGATTGGACGGACGTCGAGGGCCGCCCCTCCTCAAGCTCAGTGGAATCGCCTCCGTACCCTGCGCTCCAGCCGTACTTGTGGTACGACAACACGCCGGACGGGGAGGAGTCCCGTGCGAGCGTTCGCTGACGCCTCCTCGACACCTGCCGCAGCGGTCCCTCCGCTGCACGCCGCGATGATgacggcgacgacgccgacCGCGAGCGCCGGTCATGGCGCGACTCGGTGCTGCaacgcggccatggcgccccGGCCGCTGCTCCCGCCCCTCGCGGCCTCCAAGGCTCGCATCACCGGAGCCGCACTCCGATCAACCATCgtcaaccccccccccccgccgccgacggcttCTGTCCAGGCGCCTCTGTTGTCACTGCCGCCCCCACCACCTCTGCCCGCGACCGGCCCCCTCCCCCCGCGCATGTTTGCTCCTGCGGTGATCacgcccccgcctccgccgccggcgcccgtgGAGGTCACGCCAATGCCGGTTGCCCCCGCTTCACCGACTGGCTCCTCGTCCGCCTCCAGCGAGGACCTGTTGGCGGAGCTGATGGCATCAGAGCAGTTCGAGGACCTGTGCTGGCCCTTGCGCGGCATGGATCCGATGGCCGCCGAGTTCGACACTTACTGCACCAAGGTGGTGGCCTCTCCGCTCTCCTTCCCGACGAGCTCGGACGTGGCGCCGGTGTCGGAGAAGCCCGGCCTGGGTTCTGCTGGGACTTTTAGCCCCTCCCCTCTCAGGCTCCCATCTCCTGCCGGTGGCGGACGCGCTCCTGCAACCAACGACGCGCCCATCCACGCCTCCACCGACATGATcgtccccgacctcgccgcccCTGACGATGTTGCGGCCACCGACGGGGTGATCCGCGCCCTCTTCGCCgtgcctccctcctccctgctTGGTgcttcgccaccgccgcgcccaCAGCCAGCCAAGGAGTTGTCCGCGGCTACCCCGCGCCACAGCGCTCATCAGGCGGGGAAACCTTCCTCCACACCGGTGGCCCAGCGCGCCACGATCCGCCTCGCCAAGGAGCTCGCCGTGATTGACGCCGACGACCCGCGCcccgacaccgccgccgctgctctgctccAGCGCTTCAAGGAGCCCCTCTCCACTGTCGATGTGGATGGCCTCGCCGTTCTTACCAGGATCGACCGCGACGCGCTCCACCGCGCTGCTGGTCAGGCCTCCACCACCAGTGCCGCCTCGCAGGCGACTTAGTTCCCCATGTTACGTTTTTTCAGTTCAGTTAAGCGGCGGCCGGCCCTATTCCGGTTCTGTGTTTGTGGTAGTTTTGTCAGGGCTCGCAATTTAGTTCTCGGACGACGATCTGTTTGCGGCTATTGGTTGTTGATCGTCTCTGCCCCATGTATGATCGGCAGGTGTACTTGCGACTATGTTGTTCATCAACGCTTCTTACAATTATTATTGTGTTTTAAATGATTGAAGCCTTCTGCCCGATTGTCTGCTGGAACGTACGTGGTCTAAATAATCCTGCTCGTCGCGTTGCCGTCTGCGAGCTGGCCTCTGCTGCCAAGGCCGGCATTCTCTGTGTCCAGGAAACTAAGCTGTCCGTGCTCGACACCGCGCTGGCCTGCGAGATTGCcggtgccccccccccccccccgtcaATCCTTTATGTGCCTACCGGCCGACGACACGATAGGGGGTGTAGCTCTGTTTTCTGGAACTCCGACATGGTTGCCATCTCCAACCCCCGGATTCTCTCCTTCTCTATTACTGTCGTCGTCACCATCGTCAATTCTGGTCTTGCGTTTCTCCTCACCAACGTCTATGGCCCCGCGGAAGATGCTCGCAAGCCTGCTTTCCTTCAAGAGATGGCCTCCATCTCTCCTCTCCTTGGCGAACCCTAGCTCATTACAGGCGACTTCAACCTCATCTACGAAGCCAGTGATAAGAGCAATCTCAACCTCTGTCATCGCCTCATGGGCCAATTTCGTGCTGCCATCGATCAGGCCGAGCTCTTCGAATTAAGGTGCGCGAATCGCAATTTCTCCTGGTCCAATGAACAGCAACAGCCTACGCTCGTCAAGCTTGATCGTTTCTTCTGCAACTCCGCTTGGGACACGCTTTTTTTCCATGTGCCGTTCATGCTTTGTCAATGTCGCACTCCAACCACTGCTCTCTTCTCCTGGCCGGATTCCGCTTGCCGCCGCGCAAAGCTCGTTTTCGTTTTGAGAATGTTTGGCCTAGATACCCGGGTTTTTTCGATACTGTGGTTGGGGCCTGGAACCAGGAGTTGCTCTCTGTCAACCCTCTCCGTCTTCTTCACGTCAAGTTCGGCCGCGCCACTCGTGGCCTCCGCCGCTGGAGCAAAGGAATTTTTAGCGACTCCCGTTTTCAGCTTCACCTTGCTCTGGAAATTGTGCTGCGACTCGACATCGCCCAGGAAGGTCGGCTCCTCTCTACCTTTGAATTTCAGCTTCGTCACGCCCTCAAAGCTAGGATCCTCAGACTCGCCGCGATCGAGCGCTCCCGTCGTCGGCAGTCCTCCCGCCAGGTCTGGCTCAAAGAGGGCGATGCTAACACTAGGTTCTTCCACGTCAAGGCAAACTCTAGGcgtcgaaaaaaaaattctccacCAGATCGTCACTGACTCAGGCGTGCATGTGGCGCACGATGACAAGGCACAGGCTCTCCTCCAACATTTTACTGTTGTTCTCGGTTCATCCTCTCCGTGCTCCCATGTGCTTGCCTGGCCGGAGCTGAACCTACCGGTTctcccgccggccggcctcgacCTCCCTTTCTCCTTGGATGATATTTGGGATGCCATTCAGGACTCGCCTGCCGAAAAAGCGCCTGGACCAGACGGTTTCACCGGCGTCTTCTATCGCTCCTGCTGGCTGATTATTAGGCTCGACATTCTCGCTGCCTTCAACCACCTTCATCGTCTCGCCAGCGGAAACTTCTCCGCGCTCAACTCCGCCTTCATTTTCTTGCTGCCCAAGAAATCCCAAATCAACATCATCCACGACCTGCGGCCGATTAGCCTTATACACTCGTTCGCCAAGCTCTTCTCCAAGGTCCTCGCCCGCCGCCTGTCCCCTCTCATGGGGGGGCTCATCTCCCCTTCGCAGAGCGCCTTTCTCAAGTCCCGCTGCATACACGACAACTTCCTGTTCGTTAGGaacgcggcgcgcgccctCCATCGTCAGAAAAAGCCCGCCTTGCTGATGAAGTTAGATTTTGCCAAAGCCTTTGATTTTGTGTCGTGGGAATATCTCCTAGAGCTCCTCCAACGTCCAGGGTTCCCGGCTCGATGGCGTGACTAGATTGCGCTGCTCCTCTCCACTGCGTCTTCCTCCGTTCTTCTTAATGGCACCGTTGGCAACTCAATCCCCCACTGTCGTGGCCTGCTTCAGGGAGACCCGCTATCACTGCTCCTTTTCATCCTCGCCATAGATCCGCTGCAGCGCCTCCTTCTCCACAGCACTGAGCTCGGCGGCCTTTCCCCACTACCCCTGCGGGAAGCTACTCCACGCGGCAGCCTCTATGCCGACAATGTCATCATTTTCTTGAATCCGGTGCGTGCCGACATGCTCTTCCTGCTGAATTTGCTCCGTGATTTTGGACTTGCCACGGGTCTGCGCATCAACCCCGGAAAGTGTGAGGTGGCCACGATTCGTTGCAACGACACCGACCTCGACGACGTTCCCCTCCCTTTTCAGGGAAGCTGGGTTGACTTCCCTCTTCGCTACCTGGgccttcccctctctctcggACAGATTAAGAGCGCTCACTTGTAGCACATCCTAGACCGTGCTCGTGCCCGTTTGGCTGGGTGGCGGGGTAGATGGATCAGCACGGGTGGACAACGCACGCTCACCAACTCTGTGCTTAGCGCCCTCCTGGTGTTTGCCATGACCGCGCTAAAGCTTCCCAGGAACTTCATCACCACGCTCAACAAAATCCGTCGCCGCTTCCTTTGGGGCATCGACGAGGACCAGATCGCGGGCGGAAAATGCAAGGTTAGTTGGTCTCTGGTCTGCTCTCCTCTTGAACACGGCGGGCTGGGCATTGTCAACCTCGATGCTTTTGGTCGGGCTCTCCGTCTTCGCTGGATCTGGCTCGAGTGGTGCACGCCGGACCGGCCGTGGGTCGGCAGGCCACCCCTTGTGACGACGCGGACCGCGACCTGTTTGCTGCCGCTACTCGCATCACCGTTGGTAACGGCGCCACCGCCAGCTTCTGGCACTCCAACTGGCTTGGTGGGCGACCGCTTCGGTTTGCCTTCCCACGTCTGCATGCCATCTCCCGCCGCAAGAATATTTCGGTCGCCCAAGATATCACTGATCATCGTTGGGTTTGCGACTTGCGCCACGATCTGTCTCCTGGTGTCCTTCTTGAGTTCATCCCTGCATGGCGGGAACTTCACGCGATTCATCTCCAGCCCGAGATTCTTCCATTCGTTGGATCCTTACCATAGACAGCTCGTACTCATCTAGCTCTGCCTACAGGCTACACTTTATTGGATCCACGCTCTCGTCTCTTCCCCAGGCCGTTTGGTGCGTGTGGGCGCCTCCGAAACACAAGTTCTTCACTTGGCTCATGTTTCAGGACCGCCTTTGGTGCGACGATCGGCTTCAGCGGCGGGGTTGGCCAAACTGCTACTTTTGTCCGCTTTGTCGCCGCAACCTGGAAACCTCCTTCCACCTCTTCATGGAGTGTCACTCCATCTGGCGAGAACGAAACTCGAGAATTTTCCATGACAAGGTCATCGACATGCGCCAGATCGCCATCTTCATCAAGGATGAAGCTCGGGAATGGGCTTTTGCGGGCCCAAGGCGCCCAGGAAGCTCCTCTGGGAGCCCCCATgatttttccttcctttttcgTTTCTCCACCTTTTTCACTTCGCTGTTTTTCTCCTTCTTGCCTTAGGACAAACCCTGTAATTATCTCTACCTGCTAATACATCATAAAGCCAGCTTTTGCtggacctttcaaaaaaaaaatttgaccaagttaATCTATGAACATCTATAACTCTAAATTAATTTTATCTAAACTCGTCATGATACATATTTTCACGGTAGACTTATCTAATATTGAGATATTAGTaaattttttctataaacttagtCGGGCAAAGGTATaatatcttatatttagaaactgGGGCCGTACTTTCGTTCTTAAGCCAGTGTAGTTTAAATAGAGGAAATCACATCGGCGATCCATTAGGCTGGAACACTTCTGGTCCAAATTACGTTTCACTGCTTAATTCTGTCGACGTGGACCTCAGCGCTGCTTGTATGTTTTCCAAGTCAGGAATTCAGGACAAGGACCAGCAGCTGTGAGAGACGGTCCTTCGCGCGCTGGCCGAACTGGACGATCGAGTCGCGGGCGGAGCTCCAGTTTTGCGAGACAACCAGCAAAAATGCCCCTGCCAGCCGTCGACAGCACTCGCCGCACCAGCTCCAGATTCCCTGTCGACGTCCTGCCCCTGCAAGCGCCTCATCGTCTCTGCCGCCTGCTGCGCCCCGCTTGCCCCCACACGGCGTCACTGCCACCACCCGAGCCCGACGTTGGCCTGCTGCCGGGTTGCCTCGGCTGTCGCCGGGGAGGGCTTGTGAACCGGATTGGAAGGGCTCAGGTGAAATGTATTCGTAACCATGACATATGTACTATCATGATCTGATGATCAAATAACAAGTCTACTTACGATTCAAAACATATCGATAATATTTCCCCGAGGCAAAGCGCGGTCATAACTCTAGAATACACCTTACCGTCTTACCGAAAAGAAACTCTAGCAATAACAATGCACATGAGATTAAAGGAAAACAGATGTGCTTTATTGATGTTACAACCCTCGCGAACATGCATCAGTTGGGAGCAATGAGCGTTTGGCCACAGCTGAAATAGCAACTACCTGGTGAAGTGGTTATTGCTTTATGTACGCGCTATATCTTCTCTGCTTTGTATTTCCATCATGAAAGAAAAACCTTGGGCATGTGGCTCCACATTTAGTTTGGCTTGCCCCCGTTGAATAACAGAGAATTCAAACCAGATGGAGAGGTAATTTTCTTATACTGGAGACAATTCAGAGCCTGTCTTATATTGGAGTTGAGCCCACTAACTATATCGACTAATATAAAACACCTACGCTAGACTGTCTTTGTATTTCTTCCTGCCAATTGGCATGAGCCTGGGATTCCTGAGTTTGGAGGGGTTCTTCATATGGCCCATATCGACGCAGAACCTTGGTGCATACTAGAGGTCTAGGACTTGTTTTGCAATATCATGATCATCCTGGCATTTCTATTTGTCTCCGCAAACTGAACTTctgtttttctgaattttcaggGGGGTGCGGGATCCAGATTCAGAGTCAGCACAAACAAGGTCAATGTGCCTCTTGGAAATCCTGGAACGTTGTGTGGTAGCAATTGGAGCAATGTGCTCATCAGTAATACCCATGTTAAGATCACCATGGTTGTCCCTTCTGTCAGCTGACATTGACTTCTCAGCCATGCTCACCTGTTTAACATTTGGACTGCTTTCTGGTTGTCCAGCTTTGGTACCAGCTGACAACAAATCCTCCATCCCAGAATCTTGCATTGTGGCTGAATCCACACCTCTAGGCGATGATGACGTACACTTTCTCCTTTCTGTCACTTCCTTTGCATAGGCAGCCAGCTGACTTTGCTGACCATGTTGAACAAACTCAGCCCCTTCTAAAGTTGTGTCCCCAACCAGACTCTTGACTTGCCCTGCCTTCTGAGAAGCATTGATGATCATATTTCCTTTGTTAGCTGGGCTATGTGGTCGATGTTCGCTTGACATGGCAGAGACAGCTTGGTCAGCAACGAGGGCACCAAAACATGTATCACCCATACCAATGACAGGTCCTCCCTGGCGGTGTAATTGCAGCAGGCCATTTACCACGTCTCCATCTAGTAAGTCGCCATGACAGatatcaccaccaccactgcTCTCTACCATACCCAGTGCTGAACCCATTAAAGGATTGTGAAACTCTGTATCCAATACTGTTTGGAGGGGTCTGGTGGGTACATCATTCAGCACTGTGCACCTTTGTGAATTACATTCCTGGTTTGTGAATTCATTGACTGATGGTGTCGAAGATGACGAGGCTCTTTTGTTGACCTGGTTACAAACAGTTTCAACCATTGTGCACATTTGCTTTGCAAGGACAGGCTCTAGTGCATTGAAGCATGCATCCAACGATGTCTTGTAAAATTCAGTGCACATCTCCTTCATCTTTGCCCTGAACTGAGACATGTAAACCAGCATCAAAAAACATGTGATGATGCAGAAAATATATAAACAAAAAGGATATGTAAAAAGAATGTGGGCGATAAAGAAGAATTTATGGGAGAAATAAAAAGATCTTCAGTATTGGAGAGAGACTCATtgttagaaaaaaaagtagataCTCCAAATACTCACATCATCATCAGACTGGACAAGTGTGTCAATGAACTGAGCCACTCCATTTGGCAAACTCTGACATGACGGAATACAAGATGGCTTTTGCATGAAACATGTTTTGCTTATGTCTTTGAACTGAAAACGGGAAAACCAAAAGGAGCGAGGTGAGTAAAAAAGGGCATAAATTTTGAGAAGCATGTCGTCAAAAAGATTATGGGCAACGTGGaaacagaaggaaaaaaaaacatatagagAGTTTTATCTGACCTTTAGTTGTGCAAAATTTATGTTGTCAAATGCGTTGATGGCATTATCATCCCAAGCTGGTAACCGTGGGATGCAGTTGCGAACCTTTGTTCCTTTTAGATCGAGATAGTCAAAGAACGTCGCCTACACCATGCCAGTTATAAAAAGCATACATCAGCAAGAAAGATCCACCTTTGTTAAAAATGATAATACTTTGAACAATATTAAAGAATGCGCAAAAAGAAATCTGGGAAACAGAAAGAGAGCGAAAACAGAGATAAGCAATAATAACTCACCAGCGGAATCAGCAAGCATCCCCCAAGAGAGATAGACTGCTCTTTACCTTCCACGGTTGGCTTCGACAGTGAGATCTGAAATTGTCTGATCTTCTCGACCAACCAGTCCAATGCAAAGCTGCACCAGTCATGGTTGGCGATATCATCAGTGTCAACAATGCCATTGTAGTAGTCTGGGCTTGCA
The Brachypodium distachyon strain Bd21 chromosome 2, Brachypodium_distachyon_v3.0, whole genome shotgun sequence genome window above contains:
- the LOC104583294 gene encoding proline-rich receptor-like protein kinase PERK2 — its product is MAPRPLLPPLAASKARITGAALRSTIVNPPPPPPTASVQAPLLSLPPPPPLPATGPLPPRMFAPAVITPPPPPPAPVEVTPMPVAPASPTGSSSASSEDLLAELMASEQFEDLCWPLRGMDPMAAEFDTYCTKVVASPLSFPTSSDVAPVSEKPGLGSAGTFSPSPLRLPSPAGGGRAPATNDAPIHASTDMIVPDLAAPDDVAATDGVIRALFAVPPSSLLGASPPPRPQPAKELSAATPRHSAHQAGKPSSTPVAQRATIRLAKELAVIDADDPRPDTAAAALLQRFKEPLSTVDVDGLAVLTRIDRDALHRAAGQASTTSAASQAT
- the LOC100833484 gene encoding uncharacterized protein LOC100833484 isoform X2, with protein sequence MVHLRFTGASVNGQSKSRETIGDVIHGKAITTKLSLPKIRAIIKKLNPRQRDLVRARGFGTMLDIKCSQLPRDLVVRLAIWFDCDSRTVNVPNVGSFEINPFTVHQILGIPLGGKLIDKVATNEARGAIAEDTGIRSSGPSISHLSTILSDDLTDEKFLRIFMLLLLSTFLCPTSHPCASPDYYNGIVDTDDIANHDWCSFALDWLVEKIRQFQISLSKPTVEGKEQSISLGGCLLIPLATFFDYLDLKGTKVRNCIPRLPAWDDNAINAFDNINFAQLKFKDISKTCFMQKPSCIPSCQSLPNGVAQFIDTLVQSDDDFRAKMKEMCTEFYKTSLDACFNALEPVLAKQMCTMVETVCNQVNKRASSSSTPSVNEFTNQECNSQRCTVLNDVPTRPLQTVLDTEFHNPLMGSALGMVESSGGGDICHGDLLDGDVVNGLLQLHRQGGPVIGMGDTCFGALVADQAVSAMSSEHRPHSPANKGNMIINASQKAGQVKSLVGDTTLEGAEFVQHGQQSQLAAYAKEVTERRKCTSSSPRGVDSATMQDSGMEDLLSAGTKAGQPESSPNVKQVSMAEKSMSADRRDNHGDLNMGITDEHIAPIATTQRSRISKRHIDLVCADSESGSRTPLKIQKNRSSVCGDK
- the LOC100833484 gene encoding uncharacterized protein LOC100833484 isoform X1 → MLEGAQHKMVHLRFTGASVNGQSKSRETIGDVIHGKAITTKLSLPKIRAIIKKLNPRQRDLVRARGFGTMLDIKCSQLPRDLVVRLAIWFDCDSRTVNVPNVGSFEINPFTVHQILGIPLGGKLIDKVATNEARGAIAEDTGIRSSGPSISHLSTILSDDLTDEKFLRIFMLLLLSTFLCPTSHPCASPDYYNGIVDTDDIANHDWCSFALDWLVEKIRQFQISLSKPTVEGKEQSISLGGCLLIPLATFFDYLDLKGTKVRNCIPRLPAWDDNAINAFDNINFAQLKFKDISKTCFMQKPSCIPSCQSLPNGVAQFIDTLVQSDDDFRAKMKEMCTEFYKTSLDACFNALEPVLAKQMCTMVETVCNQVNKRASSSSTPSVNEFTNQECNSQRCTVLNDVPTRPLQTVLDTEFHNPLMGSALGMVESSGGGDICHGDLLDGDVVNGLLQLHRQGGPVIGMGDTCFGALVADQAVSAMSSEHRPHSPANKGNMIINASQKAGQVKSLVGDTTLEGAEFVQHGQQSQLAAYAKEVTERRKCTSSSPRGVDSATMQDSGMEDLLSAGTKAGQPESSPNVKQVSMAEKSMSADRRDNHGDLNMGITDEHIAPIATTQRSRISKRHIDLVCADSESGSRTPLKIQKNRSSVCGDK